A genomic region of Saccopteryx bilineata isolate mSacBil1 chromosome 1, mSacBil1_pri_phased_curated, whole genome shotgun sequence contains the following coding sequences:
- the ROM1 gene encoding rod outer segment membrane protein 1, protein MAPVLPVVLPLQPRIRLAQGLWLLSWLLALAGGLTFLCSGHLLIQLWHLRTFLAPTCPFSALPQLALAAGSVALGTGLVGAGASRASLDAVQYPPWRRVLGPLLVAGTAGGGGLLIFALGLALALPGSLDTGLEEGLGAAMAHYKDTEVPGHCFAKRLLDELQLRHHCCGRHGYKDWFGVQWVSSRYLDPTDQDVVDRIQSNVEGLYLIDGVPFSCCNPHSPRPCLQNQLSDPHAHPLFDPRQPNLNLWAHGCHSVLLEYLQGLASTLGSMLAVTFLLQTSVLLGLRYLQTALEGLGGIIDGEGETQGYLFPGGLRDMLKTAGLQGGVAPSPAPEEAPPEEAPPTEDLPEA, encoded by the exons ATGGCGCCCGTGCTGCCCGTGGTGCTGCCCCTACAGCCCCGTATCCGCCTGGCACAAGGGCTCTGGCTCCTCTCCTGGCTACTGGCGCTGGCTGGTGGCCTCACCTTCCTGTGTAGCGGGCACCTCCTAATCCAGCTGTGGCACCTTCGCACCTTCTTGGCTCCCACCTGCCCATTCAGTGCCCTGCCCCAGCTTGCCCTGGCAGCTGGTTCAGTGGCTCTGGGCACAGGATTGGTGGGTGCAGGAGCCAGCAGGGCCAGTCTGGATGCAGTGCAATACCCTCCCTGGCGAAGGGTCCTGGGCCCACTGCTAGTGGCTGGTACTGCTGGGGGTGGAGGGCTCCTGATCTTCGCCCTGGGGCTAGCCCTGGCTTTACCTGGGAGTCTGGACACAGGGCTGGAGGAGGGCCTGGGGGCTGCCATGGCTCATTACAAGGACACAGAGGTGCCCGGACACTGTTTTGCCAAACGACTGTTGGATGAGCTGCAGCTGAGGCACCACTGCTGCGGGCGCCATGGGTACAAGGATTGGTTTGGGGTCCAGTGGGTCAGCAGCCGTTACCTGGATCCCACTGACCAGGACGTGGTTGA CCGGATCCAGAGCAATGTGGAAGGCCTATATCTAATTGATGGGGTCCCTTTTTCCTGCTGCAATCCCCACTCACCCAGGCCTTGCCTGCAAAACCAGCTCTCTGACCCGCATGCCCACCCCCTCTTCGATCCCCGTCAGCCCAACCTAAACCTCTGGGCGCATGGATGCCACAGCGTGCTGCTGGAATACCTGCAGGGCTTGGCCAGCACCCTGGGCAGCATGCTGGCTGTCACCTTCCTGCTGCAG ACTTCAGTGCTCCTGGGCCTACGGTACCTGCAAACAGCACTGGAGGGGCTCGGAGGAATCATCGATGGGGAAGGAGAGACCCAGGGTTACCTCTTCCCTGGTGGGCTGAGAGACATGCTGAAAACAGCAGGGCTGCAGGGAGGAGTTGCCCCCAGCCCAGCGCCTGAGGAGGCCCCCCCAGAAGAGGCCCCGCCTACGGAGGATCTACCTGAGGCCTAG
- the B3GAT3 gene encoding galactosylgalactosylxylosylprotein 3-beta-glucuronosyltransferase 3 isoform X3, which produces MKLKLKNVFLAYFLVSIAGLLYALVQLAEQLRQKDLRISQLQADLHRPAPAPAQPPEPEALPTIYVVTPTYARLVQKAELVRLSQTLSLVPRLHWLLVEDADGPTPLVSGLLAASGLLFTHLAVLTPKAQRLREGEPGWVHPRGVEQRNRALDWLRSGGGAVGGEKDPPPPGTRGVVYFADDDNTYSRELFEEMRWTRGVSVWPVGLVGGLRFEGPRVQDGRVVGFHTAWEPNRPFPMDMAGFAVALPLLLAKPNAQFDATAPRGHLESSLLSHLVDPKDLEPRAANCTRVLVWHTRTEKPKMKQEEQLQRQGRGSDPAVEV; this is translated from the exons ATGAAGCTGAAGCTGAAGAACGTGTTTCTTGCCTACTTCCTGGTGTCGATCGCCGGCCTCCTCTACGCGCTGGTTCAGCTCG CAGAGCAGCTTCGGCAGAAGGATCTGAGGATTTCCCAGCTGCAAGCTGACCTCCACcgtccagcccctgcccctgcccagccccctgaGCCTGAGGCCCTGCCTACTATCTATGTTGTGACCCCGACCTATGCAAG GCTGGTGCAGAAGGCAGAGCTGGTGCGCCTGTCCCAGACCCTGAGTCTGGTGCCCCGGCTCCACTGGCTGCTGGTGGAGGACGCTGATGGCCCCACCCCACTGGTCTCGGGGCTGCTGGCTGCATCTGGTCTCCTCTTCACACACCTGGCAGTCCTCACTCCCAAGGCCCAGCGGCTCCGGGAGGGCGAGCCAGGCTGGGTTCATCCCCGAGGTGTAGAGCAACGGAACAGGGCTCTAGACTGGCTCCGGAGTGGAGGGGGCGCTGTTGGTGGGGAGAAGGACCCACCCCCGCCAGGGACCCGGGGAGTTGTGTACTTTGCCGATGATGACAATACCTATAGCCGGGAACTCTTTGAGGAG ATGCGCTGGACCCGCGGTGTCTCAGTGTGGCCTGTGGGGCTGGTGGGCGGCCTGCGATTCGAGGGTCCTCGGGTACAGGATGGCCGGGTTGTGGGCTTCCACACAGCATGGGAGCCCAACCGGCCCTTCCCAATGGATATGGCGGGATTTGCGGTTGCCCTGCCTTTGCTGTTGGCTAAGCCCAATGCCCAGTTTGACGCAACTGCTCCCCGGGGCCACCTGGAGAGCAGTCTCCTGAGCCACCTGGTCGATCCCAAAGACCTGGAGCCACGGGCTGCCAACTGCACTCGG GTTCTGGTGTGGCACACGCGGACAGAAAAGCCCAAGATGAAGCAGGAGGAGCAGCTGCAGCGGCAGGGCCGGGGCTCAGACCCGGCTGTGGAGGTGTGA
- the B3GAT3 gene encoding galactosylgalactosylxylosylprotein 3-beta-glucuronosyltransferase 3 isoform X2 translates to MKLKLKNVFLAYFLVSIAGLLYALVQLAAEQLRQKDLRISQLQADLHRPAPAPAQPPEPEALPTIYVVTPTYARLVQKAELVRLSQTLSLVPRLHWLLVEDADGPTPLVSGLLAASGLLFTHLAVLTPKAQRLREGEPGWVHPRGVEQRNRALDWLRSGGGAVGGEKDPPPPGTRGVVYFADDDNTYSRELFEEMRWTRGVSVWPVGLVGGLRFEGPRVQDGRVVGFHTAWEPNRPFPMDMAGFAVALPLLLAKPNAQFDATAPRGHLESSLLSHLVDPKDLEPRAANCTRVLVWHTRTEKPKMKQEEQLQRQGRGSDPAVEV, encoded by the exons ATGAAGCTGAAGCTGAAGAACGTGTTTCTTGCCTACTTCCTGGTGTCGATCGCCGGCCTCCTCTACGCGCTGGTTCAGCTCG CAGCAGAGCAGCTTCGGCAGAAGGATCTGAGGATTTCCCAGCTGCAAGCTGACCTCCACcgtccagcccctgcccctgcccagccccctgaGCCTGAGGCCCTGCCTACTATCTATGTTGTGACCCCGACCTATGCAAG GCTGGTGCAGAAGGCAGAGCTGGTGCGCCTGTCCCAGACCCTGAGTCTGGTGCCCCGGCTCCACTGGCTGCTGGTGGAGGACGCTGATGGCCCCACCCCACTGGTCTCGGGGCTGCTGGCTGCATCTGGTCTCCTCTTCACACACCTGGCAGTCCTCACTCCCAAGGCCCAGCGGCTCCGGGAGGGCGAGCCAGGCTGGGTTCATCCCCGAGGTGTAGAGCAACGGAACAGGGCTCTAGACTGGCTCCGGAGTGGAGGGGGCGCTGTTGGTGGGGAGAAGGACCCACCCCCGCCAGGGACCCGGGGAGTTGTGTACTTTGCCGATGATGACAATACCTATAGCCGGGAACTCTTTGAGGAG ATGCGCTGGACCCGCGGTGTCTCAGTGTGGCCTGTGGGGCTGGTGGGCGGCCTGCGATTCGAGGGTCCTCGGGTACAGGATGGCCGGGTTGTGGGCTTCCACACAGCATGGGAGCCCAACCGGCCCTTCCCAATGGATATGGCGGGATTTGCGGTTGCCCTGCCTTTGCTGTTGGCTAAGCCCAATGCCCAGTTTGACGCAACTGCTCCCCGGGGCCACCTGGAGAGCAGTCTCCTGAGCCACCTGGTCGATCCCAAAGACCTGGAGCCACGGGCTGCCAACTGCACTCGG GTTCTGGTGTGGCACACGCGGACAGAAAAGCCCAAGATGAAGCAGGAGGAGCAGCTGCAGCGGCAGGGCCGGGGCTCAGACCCGGCTGTGGAGGTGTGA
- the B3GAT3 gene encoding galactosylgalactosylxylosylprotein 3-beta-glucuronosyltransferase 3 isoform X1: MKLKLKNVFLAYFLVSIAGLLYALVQLGQPCDCLPPLRAAAEQLRQKDLRISQLQADLHRPAPAPAQPPEPEALPTIYVVTPTYARLVQKAELVRLSQTLSLVPRLHWLLVEDADGPTPLVSGLLAASGLLFTHLAVLTPKAQRLREGEPGWVHPRGVEQRNRALDWLRSGGGAVGGEKDPPPPGTRGVVYFADDDNTYSRELFEEMRWTRGVSVWPVGLVGGLRFEGPRVQDGRVVGFHTAWEPNRPFPMDMAGFAVALPLLLAKPNAQFDATAPRGHLESSLLSHLVDPKDLEPRAANCTRVLVWHTRTEKPKMKQEEQLQRQGRGSDPAVEV; this comes from the exons ATGAAGCTGAAGCTGAAGAACGTGTTTCTTGCCTACTTCCTGGTGTCGATCGCCGGCCTCCTCTACGCGCTGGTTCAGCTCG GCCAGCCATGTGACTGCCTCCCTCCCTTGCGGGCAGCAGCAGAGCAGCTTCGGCAGAAGGATCTGAGGATTTCCCAGCTGCAAGCTGACCTCCACcgtccagcccctgcccctgcccagccccctgaGCCTGAGGCCCTGCCTACTATCTATGTTGTGACCCCGACCTATGCAAG GCTGGTGCAGAAGGCAGAGCTGGTGCGCCTGTCCCAGACCCTGAGTCTGGTGCCCCGGCTCCACTGGCTGCTGGTGGAGGACGCTGATGGCCCCACCCCACTGGTCTCGGGGCTGCTGGCTGCATCTGGTCTCCTCTTCACACACCTGGCAGTCCTCACTCCCAAGGCCCAGCGGCTCCGGGAGGGCGAGCCAGGCTGGGTTCATCCCCGAGGTGTAGAGCAACGGAACAGGGCTCTAGACTGGCTCCGGAGTGGAGGGGGCGCTGTTGGTGGGGAGAAGGACCCACCCCCGCCAGGGACCCGGGGAGTTGTGTACTTTGCCGATGATGACAATACCTATAGCCGGGAACTCTTTGAGGAG ATGCGCTGGACCCGCGGTGTCTCAGTGTGGCCTGTGGGGCTGGTGGGCGGCCTGCGATTCGAGGGTCCTCGGGTACAGGATGGCCGGGTTGTGGGCTTCCACACAGCATGGGAGCCCAACCGGCCCTTCCCAATGGATATGGCGGGATTTGCGGTTGCCCTGCCTTTGCTGTTGGCTAAGCCCAATGCCCAGTTTGACGCAACTGCTCCCCGGGGCCACCTGGAGAGCAGTCTCCTGAGCCACCTGGTCGATCCCAAAGACCTGGAGCCACGGGCTGCCAACTGCACTCGG GTTCTGGTGTGGCACACGCGGACAGAAAAGCCCAAGATGAAGCAGGAGGAGCAGCTGCAGCGGCAGGGCCGGGGCTCAGACCCGGCTGTGGAGGTGTGA